The DNA region CATACAATACCTCTTCGGGAGAGTGAAACCGTCTCGCTAGCGCCTACCGGAGATCACCGGGTCAAAAACGCCGTTATCGGGGTGTTTTTTCTGTAGATCATCGAACCGGTTTGGATCATTCAGCGATATCGTCCGGATGGCTGTGTTCTTATTGAACAACATTGATCGTCCCACACCCCGGACCCCGGAATCGCCGTTTCGGTACCCCGTCGGTAGGGACGATGACACCGAAAAGGGAGAATCACTATTCGAAGAACGGACGACGGCGGTCACTCGGATCGGTAGTGGGGTACCGCGAGAAAGGAGCGTAACTCAGTCCGCTTGTGACGGCGTCGAACGGTCGCTCGCGCCGAGTTTCCGCCAGACGCCTTGTGCGTACGCGCCGAGGAACATCCCGCCGATGGCGAAGAGGATGGGAAAGTTCCCGATCCCGAAACTGGCGTAGGCGGCACCCGGACAGATGCCGGAGATGCCCCAACCCGCGCCGAAGATGACGCCACCGACGATGACGTTCCGGTCGAACGATTTCAGCCTGCGGACGTAGGCCTTTCCTGTGAGCGGTGCCCGCCCCAACAGTCGAGTGGCGACCGCGAACGTCGTCCCGGTGACGACCGCCGCACCGCCCATGACGAACAGGAGACCGAAGTCCTGGAACTGCAGGAAGTGCAGGACGACCTCGGGTTGGGCCATGTGACTGAAGCCCAGTCCGAACCCGAACAGCAGGCCGCCCGCGACGATGAGGAGGGAGAACAGCACCCCTCCCTGGTCCGGTTTCGCGCTCATGGTACCACCTGTAGGGCTTGCATCAGTTGCGCGACGCCGATGGCCACCACCATGAACGTCGCCACGTTGACGATGGAAGTGAACGACGCGGAGCCGACGCCACAGACGCCGTGTCCGGACGTACAGCCCTTACCGAGTCGCGTGCCAACACCGACGAGGAATCCGCCACCGAGGAGTCGCCACCACTGCACGTCGGTCGTCCAAATGTCACCGTGGAAGGTGAACTGATAGATGGCCGCTCCGCCGACCATTCCGAGCGTGAACAGCACACGCCAGTCACGGGAGGCGACGTACTTCGGTTTCTGGAAGCGCGGTACGTCGGAGACGTACGACAGCGTGGACTCCAGGAACGTACTCGCTCCGGCGATGATGCCGGTGCCGAGGTAGATGACGGCGACGCCGAGGCCGATGAAGACGCCACCGATGGCGTATCGGCTCACGCCGTTCGGAAACAGTTCGTTGGGAAGGATGTCCAATAACGCGAATACTGGCAGTGGATGCATGGTTTTCTCCTGCCGCGTTAGTCGTCCGTAAGCGAACCCGTACTCGCGGCACAGTTGTTCGGCCCGAGTTCGAGCGCGAACGCCTCTTCATCGTCTGTGTGCTGTTGACCCAAGTTCGTTCCGATGATGTCCTCGTAGTTCGACGGGCGCGGCGGCATGTCCGAGAGGATGAACTCCACGAACTC from Haladaptatus sp. R4 includes:
- a CDS encoding DUF6691 family protein, with translation MSAKPDQGGVLFSLLIVAGGLLFGFGLGFSHMAQPEVVLHFLQFQDFGLLFVMGGAAVVTGTTFAVATRLLGRAPLTGKAYVRRLKSFDRNVIVGGVIFGAGWGISGICPGAAYASFGIGNFPILFAIGGMFLGAYAQGVWRKLGASDRSTPSQAD
- a CDS encoding YeeE/YedE family protein, whose protein sequence is MHPLPVFALLDILPNELFPNGVSRYAIGGVFIGLGVAVIYLGTGIIAGASTFLESTLSYVSDVPRFQKPKYVASRDWRVLFTLGMVGGAAIYQFTFHGDIWTTDVQWWRLLGGGFLVGVGTRLGKGCTSGHGVCGVGSASFTSIVNVATFMVVAIGVAQLMQALQVVP